One Brassica napus cultivar Da-Ae chromosome A1, Da-Ae, whole genome shotgun sequence genomic region harbors:
- the LOC106413855 gene encoding uncharacterized protein LOC106413855 encodes MPLSATMVGALLGLGTQMYSNALRKLPYMRHPWEHVVGMGLGAVFANQLVKWDVKLKEDLEVMLNKARAANERRYFDEDRD; translated from the exons ATGCCTTTGAGTGCGACAATGGTGGGAGCTTTGCTGGGTCTGGGTACCCAGATGTACTCCAACGCTCTCCGCAAGCTCCCTTACATGCGCC ATCCGTGGGAGCATGTGGTGGGTATGGGACTTGGTGCTGTCTTCGCGAACCAGCTTGTGAAATGGGATGTGAAGCTTAAGGAAGATCTCGAGGTCATGCTCAATAAGGCTAGAGCTGCCAACGAGCGCCGTTACTTCG ATGAAGATCGGGATTAA
- the LOC106438041 gene encoding vacuolar-sorting receptor 7, whose protein sequence is MSSVNGRALTSLLAALTIIAIAMVVVDARFVVEKESIRVLNPEEMRSKHDGSIANFGLPDYGGFLIGAVVYPDSKTDGCSAFGKTFKPKFPRPTILLLDRGGCYFALKAWNAQQAGAAAVLVADNKDEPLLTMDSPEESRDADGFIEKLTIPSVLIDKSFGDSLREGFKKGKNIVLKLDWRESVPHPDQRVEYELWTNSNDECGARCDEQMDFVKNFKGHAQILEKGGFTAFTPHYITWFCPFQFVNSPQCKSQCINHGRYCAPDPEKNFREGYEGKDVVFENLRQLCVHRVANESSRSWVWWDYVTDFHARCSMKEKKYSIECAENVIKSLNLPIEKVKKCMGDPEADTDNEVLKMEQVVQLGRGERGDVTILPTLVINNAQYRGRLERTAVLKAICAGFNETSDPPICLNTGLETNECLENNGGCWQDTRANMTACKDTFRGRICECPIVKGVQYKGDGYTSCTPYGPARCTINNGGCWSDTRNGATFSACSDSMSTGCKCPPGFKGDGLTCEDINECKEGLVCQCSGCKCKNTWGGHSCSCSGDRLYISDQDICIERNGSKTAWWLTLLILAIVAVAGLAGYLFYKYRFRSYMDSEIMTIMSQYMPLESQRAREVPSEAEPFTHNSTA, encoded by the exons ATGAGTTCAGTCAACGGGAGAGCGTTGACCTCTCTCCTCGCGGCGTTGACCATCATCGCTATCGCCATGGTGGTCGTTGACGCGAGGTTCGTGGTGGAGAAAGAGAGCATAAGGGTTCTAAACCCGGAGGAGATGAGGTCGAAGCACGACGGGTCGATCGCCAACTTCGGGTTACCCGACTACGGCGGGTTTCTAATCGGAGCAGTGGTTTACCCGGATAGTAAAACCGACGGTTGCTCTGCTTTTGGTAAAACCTTCAAGCCCAAGTTTCCTCGGCCCACTATTCTCCTTCTCGATCGTGGAG GTTGTTACTTTGCCTTAAAGGCATGGAACGCGCAGCAAGCAGGAGCTGCGGCAGTTCTCGTCGCAGACAACAAAGACGAGCCGTTGCTAACAATGGACTCACCAGAAGAGAGCAGAGACGCGGACGGGTTTATAGAGAAGCTAACAATCCCATCGGTTCTAATCGATAAATCATTCGGAGACAGCTTAAGAGAAGGGTTCAAGAAAGGCAAAAACATAGTCTTGAAGCTAGACTGGAGAGAATCTGTTCCTCATCCTGATCAGAGAGTAGAGTACGAGCTGTGGACTAACAGCAACGACGAGTGCGGTGCACGGTGCGATGAGCAGATGGATTTCGTCAAGAACTTCAAGGGTCATGCTCAGATACTCGAAAAGGGAGGTTTCACGGCGTTTACGCCGCATTACATCACATGGTTTTGTCCTTTTCAGTTTGTGAACAGTCCGCAGTGTAAGTCTCAGTGTATAAACCATGGGAGGTACTGTGCTCCTGACCCTGAGAAGAATTTCAGAGAAGGGTATGAAGGGAAAgatgttgtgtttgagaatctGAGACAGCTTTGTGTGCATAGAGTTGCTAATGAGAGTAGCCGGTCTTGGGTTTGGTGGGATTATGTTACTGATTTTCACGCTAGGTGTtcaatgaaggagaagaagtaTAGCATAGAGTGTGCTGAAAATGTCATCAAATCTCTGA ATTTACCCATTGAGAAGGTCAAGAAATGCATGGGTGATCCTGAGGCTGATACCGACAACGAAGTTCTGAAAATGGAGCAAGTAGTTCAG CTTGGTCGCGGAGAGCGAGGAGATGTTACTATATTGCCAACATTAGTCATCAATAACGCCCAATATCGAG GGAGATTGGAGAGAACCGCTGTTCTGAAGGCGATATGCGCAGGATTCAACGAGACATCAGATCCTCCCATTTGCTTAAACACAGGTTTAGAGACTAATGAATGTCTTGAAAATAATGGTGGTTGCTGGCAAGATACAAGAGCAAATATGACTGCCTGTAAA GACACTTTTAGAGGAAGAATCTGCGAGTGTCCCATTGTAAAAGGCGTTCAGTACAAAGGAGACGGGTACACTTCATGTACAC CGTATGGGCCTGCGAGGTGTACTATTAACAATGGAGGTTGCTGGTCTGATACAAGAAATGGAGCAACATTCTCTGCTTGCTCA GACTCTATGTCTACTGGCTGCAAATGTCCTCCAGGTTTTAAAGGCGATGGACTCACCTGTGAAG ATATCAATGAATGTAAAGAGGGTTTGGTGTGTCAATGCAGCGGCTGCAAATGCAAGAACACATGGGGAGGACACAGCTGTAGTTGTTCTGGTGATCGCCTTTACATATCCGATCAAGATATTTGTATAg AGAGAAATGGATCCAAAACAGCATGGTGGCTCACACTCTTGATACTAGCAATCGTCGCAGTAGCGGGTTTAGCTGGTTATCTATTCTACAAATACCGGTTCAGG TCTTACATGGATTCAGAGATTATGACGATAATGTCACAGTATATGCCACTTGAGAGCCAAAGAGCTCGTGAAGTTCCATCAGAAGCTGAGCCGTTCACACACAACTCTACAGCCTAA
- the LOC125576084 gene encoding uncharacterized protein LOC125576084: protein MSSSSSSDEIDERLDEVLDEIVEDAYNDIVEAQPNMQNTRGYIERDREGGHTRLVNDYFRENATYSAQFRRRFRMNKGLFMRIVLALQENFVFFQQRPDATGRLGHSPLQKCTAAIRLLAYGTGADTVDEYLRLAETSALLCLHNFTDGIIQLFGDEYLRPPTPDDLQRLLDIGEKRGFPGMIGSIDCTLNDINVLDRSPLFDDILEGRAPRVKYMVNGHMYKLAYYLTDGIYPKWSTFIQSISLPQSPKQELFAKHQEATRKDVERAFGVLQARFAIVRNPALTLDKAKIGKIMRACIILHNMIVEDERDGYIRYDISEFEEGDVMRSSQVETEIPTILNNIFPSRNDVRDRRIHDHLKNDLVEHI, encoded by the exons atgtcgtcatcatcatcatccgaTGAAATCGATGAAAGATTGGACGAGGTTCTCGATGAAATCGTCGAGGATGCATATAATGACATAGTGGAGGCCCAACCGAATATGCAAAACACACGGGGTTATATTGAACGAGACCGTGAAGGGGGACACACCCGTTTAGTTAATGACTACTTCAGAGAGAATGCGACATACTCGGCACAATTCAGACGACGTTTCCGCATGAATAAGGGTTTATTCATGCGTATTGTCCTTGCCCTCCAGGAGAACTTTGTATTCTTTCAACAAAGACCAGATGCAACCGGGAGGTTAGGTCATTCTCCGCTACAAAAATGTACGGCGGCTATTCGACTGCTTGCTTATGGTACTGGAGCTGACACGGTTGATGAATATCTCCGACTAGCTGAGACCTCAGCACTTTTGTGTTTACATAATTTCACTGACGGAATTATACAGTTATTCGGAGACGAGTATCTACGACCACCCACACCGGAtgatcttcaacgactactcgaCATTGGAGAGAAACGAGGGTTTCCTGGGATGATCGGGAGCattgact gtaccttaaacgatattaatgtcCTCGATCGATCTCCtctttttgatgacattttagaaGGTCGAGCTCCGCGGGTAAAGTACATGGTCAACGGACACATGTATAAGTTGGCGTACTACCTCACAgacggtatatatccaaaatggtcaaccTTTATCCAATCCATCTCACTCCCTCAATCACCAAAACAAGAGTTATTTGCTAAACATCAAGAAGCAacccgaaaagatgtggagcgggcttttggagtattacAAGCGCGATTTGCGATTGTGAGAAACCCGGCTCTTACGTTGGACAAAGCAAAGatagggaagattatgagagcgtGTATCATACTACACAACATGATAGTCGAAGATGAACGGGATGGATACATTCGTTATGATATatctgaatttgaagaaggTGACGTCATGAGAAGTTCACAGGTGGAAACCGAGATTCCTACAATTCTCAATAATATTTTTCCCAGTCGGAATGATGTTCGAGATAGGAGAATACATGACCATCTGAAAAATGATTTAGTCGAGCATATTTAG
- the LOC106365941 gene encoding LRR receptor-like serine/threonine-protein kinase GSO1 produces MQTLHTLLLVMFILCSSLGSISTQTGPTDDLQNLLELKKSFVTNPGEDDPLPQWNSVTINYCSWTGVTCDDTGLFRVVALNLSGLGLTGSISPSFGRFDNLIHLDLSSNNLAGPIPTALSNLSSLESLFLFSNQLTGEIPPQLGSLLNLRSLRIGDNELVGTIPETLGSLANLQMLALASCRLTGPVPSQLGRLARVQSLILQDNNLEGPIPAELANCSDLTVFAAAANRLNGTIPADLGRLGNLEILNLASNGLSGEIPSQLGELSQLEYLNLMENKLQGPVPKSLTNLKNLQTLDLSANNLTGEIPEDLWNMSQLLDLALANNIFSGSLPKSICSNNTSLEQLVLSGTHLSGEVPAEISRCQSLKQLDLSNNSLTGSIPESLFQLTELTDLYLHNNTLEGKLSPSISNLTNLQWLVLYHNNLEGTLPNEITALKKLEVLFLYENRFSGEIPKEIGNCTSLKMIDLFGNHFEGEIRSSIGALKELNLLHLRQNEFVGGLPATLGNCHQLKILDLADNQLSGSIPPSFGSLKGLEQFMLYNNSLQGSLPDSLTNLKNLTRINLSHNKLNGTILPLCGSTSFLSFDVTNNEFEDEIPLQLGNSPNLDRLRLGKNQFTGRIPWTFGKIRELSLLDISSNSLTGTIPLQLVLCKKLTHIDLNNNFLSGPIPPWLGKLSQLGELKLSSNQFDGSLPTELFNCTKLLVLSLDGNFLNGSIPQEIGNLGALNVLNLDKNQFSGSLPQGIGKLSKLYELRLSRNSLAGEIPLEIGQLQDLQSALDLSYNNFTGDVPSTIGTLTKLETLDLSHNQLTGEVPGAVGDMKSLGYLNLSFNNFRGKLKKQFSRWPADSFIGNTGLCGSPLSRCNRSGRDNKQQQGLSPRSVVTISAISALAAIALMILVIALFFKQRHDFFKKVRDGSTAYSSSSSSSSQATHKPLFRTGASSKSDIKWDDIMDATHNLSEEFMIGSGGSGKIYKAELESGQTVAVKKILWKDDLMSNKSFSREVKTLGRIKHRHLVKLMGYCSSKSEGLNLLIYEYMENGSVWDWFHDEKPEVEKKKKVLDWEARLRIAVGLAQGVEYLHHDCVPPILHRDIKSSNVLLDSNMEAHLGDFGLAKVLTENYDTNTESNTWFAGSYGYIAPEYAYSLKATEKSDVYSMGIVLMEIVSGKMPTESVFGADMSMVKWVETHLEMAGSTREKLIDPKLKPLMPFEEEAAYKVLEIALQCTKTSPQERPSSRQACDSLLHVFNNRTAGYKKL; encoded by the exons atgCAGACTCTTCATACTCTTCTTCTTGTCATGTTCATCCTCTGTTCTTCACTCGGTTCGATTTCGACTCAAACCGGTCCAACCGACGATCTTCAAAATCTTCTCGAATTGAAGAAATCTTTCGTCACCAATCCAGGAGAAGACGATCCTCTCCCCCAATGGAACTCTGTCACCATCAACTACTGTTCATGGACCGGCGTCACATGCGACGATACCGGTTTATTCCGAGTCGTAGCCCTTAACCTCTCCGGTTTAGGCCTAACCGGTTCGATCTCTCCGTCCTTTGGCCGGTTCGACAACCTAATCCACCTCGATCTATCTTCCAACAATCTAGCGGGCCCCATCCCAACTGCTCTCTCCAACCTTTCCTCCTTGGagtctctcttcctcttctccaaCCAGCTCACCGGCGAGATTCCTCCTCAACTCGGCTCCCTCCTCAACCTCCGCTCACTCAGGATCGGAGACAACGAGCTCGTCGGAACCATCCCGGAGACGCTAGGGAGCCTCGCCAACCTCCAGATGCTCGCCTTAGCCTCGTGCAGACTCACGGGCCCCGTACCGAGTCAACTCGGTCGACTCGCTCGAGTTCAGTCGCTGATACTTCAAGATAACAACCTCGAAGGACCGATCCCGGCGGAGCTAGCGAACTGCTCCGACCTCACCGTGTTCGCCGCGGCGGCGAACAGGCTTAACGGGACGATACCTGCTGACTTAGGACGCCTCGGGAACCTCGAGATACTCAACCTCGCGAGCAATGGACTCTCCGGAGAGATACCGAGTCAACTCGGTGAACTGAGTCAACTCGAGTACCTTAACTTGATGGAAAACAAGCTTCAAGGTCCTGTCCCCAAGAGTTTAACTAATCTGAAGAATCTCCAAACGCTTGATTTATCGGCGAATAACCTCACCGGAGAGATACCTGAAGATCTCTGGAACATGAGTCAGCTTCTTGACTTGGCGTTAGCAAACAACATCTTCTCTGGTTCTTTACCAAAGAGTATATGTTCGAACAACACAAGCTTGGAACAGCTGGTTCTGTCTGGAACTCACCTTTCAGGTGAAGTTCCCGCGGAGATCAGCAGATGCCAATCGCTTAAACAGCTTGACTTGTCAAACAATTCTCTAACCGGCTCCATACCTGAGTCACTGTTTCAGCTAACCGAACTCACGGATCTTTATCTCCACAACAATACCTTGGAGGGCAAGTTATCTCCTTCCATATCAAACCTCACCAACCTACAGTGGCTTGTCTTGTATCACAATAACTTGGAAGGCACGTTACCTAACGAAATCACCGCTCTAAAGAAGCTAGAAGTTCTGTTTCTCTACGAGAATCGTTTCTCGGGTGAGATCCCCAAAGAGATCGGAAACTGCACGAGCTTGAAGATGATTGACCTCTTCGGGAATCATTTCGAAGGAGAGATCCGTTCTTCGATAGGAGCCCTAAAGGAGCTTAACTTGCTTCACTTGAGGCAGAACGAGTTCGTTGGCGGACTTCCCGCCACTTTAGGTAACTGCCACCAGCTCAAAATCTTGGATCTGGCTGACAACCAGCTCTCGGGTTCGATTCCTCCGTCCTTCGGATCCTTAAAGGGGTTAGAACAGTTCATGCTTTACAACAACTCTCTCCAAGGAAGCCTTCCGGATTCACTAACCAATCTCAAGAACCTCACGAGAATCAACCTCTCTCACAACAAGCTCAACGGTACGATCCTTCCACTGTGTGGCTCCACCTCGTTCCTCTCGTTCGATGTAACTAACAACGAGTTTGAAGATGAGATCCCTCTCCAGCTAGGGAACTCTCCGAATCTCGACCGTCTCAGGCTAGGCAAGAATCAGTTCACAGGAAGAATCCCTTGGACGTTTGGGAAGATCCGCGAGCTGTCTTTGTTAGATATCTCAAGCAACTCTCTTACGGGAACCATTCCTTTACAGCTAGTCTTGTGCAAGAAGCTGACACACATTGATCTCAACAACAATTTTTTGTCCGGGCCTATACCTCCATGGCTTGGAAAGCTTTCGCAGTTAGGAGAGCTGAAGCTTTCTTCTAACCAGTTTGATGGATCTTTACCTACTGAGCTGTTCAACTGCACAAAGCTGCTTGTGTTGTCTCTTGATGGAAATTTTCTCAATGGGTCGATCCCTCAGGAGATTGGTAACTTGGGAGCTCTTAATGTACTTAACCTAGATAAGAACCAGTTCTCAGGTTCGCTTCCTCAAGGTATTGGCAAGCTTAGTAAGCTATACGAGCTTCGGTTATCAAGAAACAGCTTAGCAGGAGAGATACCTTTAGAGATTGGGCAGCTTCAAGATCTTCAAAGTGCTTTAGACCTCAGCTACAATAACTTTACTGGAGATGTTCCTTCTACTATTGGGACGTTGACAAAGCTAGAGACTCTTGATCTATCTCATAATCAGCTGACCGGTGAAGTTCCTGGAGCTGTAGGAGATATGAAGAGCTTGGGGTACCTCAACCTCTCTTTCAATAACTTCAGAGGCAAACTCAAGAAACAGTTCTCAAGATGGCCAGCTGATTCCTTTATAGGCAACACAGGTCTCTGTGGAAGTCCTCTTAGTCGTTGCAATAGATCTGGAAGAGACAACAAGCAGCAGCAAGGTCTTAGTCCAAGATCAGTTGTTACAATCTCAGCAATCTCAGCGTTGGCAGCCATTGCTTTGATGATACTTGTGATCGCGCTCTTCTTCAAACAAAGGCATGATTTCTTCAAGAAAGTTAGAGATGGAAGCACTGCTTACTCGTCGTCAAGCTCCTCCTCTTCACAAGCTACGCACAAGCCTCTCTTTAGGACAGGAGCGTCTTCAAAGTCAGATATCAAGTGGGATGACATCATGGACGCCACGCATAACTTGAGCGAGGAGTTCATGATTGGATCAGGAGGCTCTGGGAAGATTTACAAGGCCGAGCTTGAGAGTGGTCAGACCGTTGCTGTGAAGAAGATTCTATGGAAAGATGATCTCATGTCTAACAAGAGCTTCAGCAGAGAAGTGAAGACCCTTGGGAGAATCAAACATAGGCATCTTGTTAAGCTGATGGGTTACTGTAGTAGTAAGTCTGAAGGGTTGAATCTGTTGATATATGAGTATATGGAGAATGGAAGTGTATGGGATTGGTTTCATGATGAGAAACCTGAGgttgaaaagaagaagaaggttttAGACTGGGAAGCAAGATTGAGAATAGCTGTAGGATTGGCTCAAGGAGTGGAGTATCTTCATCATGACTGTGTTCCTCCAATCCTCCACCGTGATATCAAATCCAGTAATGTGCTCCTTGATTCCAACATGGAAGCACACTTGGGAGATTTTGGTCTGGCCAAGGTCTTAACTGAGAACTATGATACTAACACAGAATCAAATACATGGTTTGCTGGCTCTTACGGCTACATTGCTCCAG AGTATGCTTACTCATTGAAGGCGACTGAGAAGAGTGATGTCTACAGTATGGGGATAGTGTTGATGGAGATTGTGTCCGGTAAAATGCCAACTGAGTCAGTGTTTGGCGCAGATATGAGTATGGTGAAATGGGTTGAAACACATCTTGAGATGGCCGGTTCTACGAGAGAGAAGCTAATAGATCCAAAGCTTAAGCCGTTAATGCCatttgaagaagaagcagctTATAAGGTGCTTGAGATTGCACTTCAGTGCACCAAAACTTCTCCACAAGAGAGACCATCTTCTAGACAAGCATGTGATAGCCTTCTACATGTCTTCAACAATAGAACTGCTGGTTATAAGAAGCTGTAA
- the LOC125576086 gene encoding glutathione S-transferase T3-like — protein sequence MNLQFSQTQTPVDLDSPEPLWFGSQGPRESVVPPVVEPVVESGGESGLRRKWSPMEDKILIGAWLNTSKDPIISNEQKAGSFWRRIVDYYNASPQLVGTVPRELGCYDAALREQRSGQNDDDVMKAALEIFFKTTESKFSMDHCWRELRHDQKWCSVYGPKEDGKEKRKQVIDVDREEEEAGEPEGRPPGVKAAKAGIKKKKSGREEELGKLQGVLEVKEKLSRAKILDRLLAKKEPLTEMETNLKMKLMSEML from the exons ATGAATCTACAATTTAGTCAAACTCAGACTCCCGTGGACCTTGATTCACCCGAACCTTTATGGTTCGGTAGCCAAGGTCCTAGGGAGTCTGTTGTCCCTCCTGTAGTCGAGCCTGTAGTCGAGTCTGGTGGTGAGTCTGGTCTGAGGAGGAAGTGGTCTCCGATGGAGGATAAGATCCTTATTGGTGCTTGGCTTAACACCAGTAAGGATCCTATCATCAGCAATGAGCAGAAAGCTGGTTCTTTCTGGAGGCGGATTGTAGATTACTACAATGCAAGTCCGCAGCTGGTTGGGACCGTACCGAGAGAGCTAG GATGCTATGATGCGGCTTTGAGGGAGCAGAGAAGTGGCCAAAATGACGATGATGTGATGAAGGCGGCGTTGGAAATTTTCTTCAAAACTACCGAGTCCAAGTTCAGCATGGATCACTGCTGGAGGGAGCTGAGGCATGACCAAAAGTGGTGCTCTGTCTACGGGCCAAAGGAGGATGGAAAGGAAAAGCGTAAACAAGTGATTGATGTTgatagagaagaagaggaagccgGCGAACCAGAAGGTCGACCTCCCGGGGTTAAGGCTGCCAAAGCTggcatcaagaagaagaaaagtggTAGAGAGGAGGAGCTGGGGAAGCTTCAGGGGGTTTTAGAAGTCAAAGAAAAATTGTCTAGAGCTAAGATTCTAGATCGTTTACTCGCGAAGAAGGAGCCTTTAACTGAGATGGAAACAAATCTAAAAATGAAACTAATGTCTGAAATGCTTTGA
- the LOC106438050 gene encoding uncharacterized protein LOC106438050, translating into MGQDYSYSQPSSSSNSIDMSSLLEAEAKMYADEAESPYCNAEPDQFAPQPEADDGIPTACYCGVQPVVKCSYTPKDPYRRYFSCPNVDDGGCHIWKWWDVALTEELNEVQRHVRQLKDQAFECDQKLLKLQKTVCEVKKKSENTNVVALAVCVMVPAIVFIGLAAMYLSGKYLSCAICLFLHDIFLKLLTV; encoded by the coding sequence ATGGGACAAGATTACAGCTATTCTCagccttcttcatcatcaaactcTATAGACATGAGCTCCCTTCTTGAAGCTGAAGCTAAGATGTACGCGGATGAAGCTGAGAGTCCCTACTGCAACGCAGAGCCGGATCAGTTCGCACCTCAACCAGAGGCTGATGATGGCATCCCTACGGCTTGCTACTGTGGTGTTCAGCCTGTTGTGAAATGCTCTTACACACCTAAGGATCCATACCGAAGATACTTCTCGTGCCCCAATGTCGATGATGGGGGCTGCCACATATGGAAATGGTGGGATGTGGCTTTAACGGAGGAGCTCAATGAGGTTCAGAGACATGTCAGACAGCTCAAGGATCAAGCTTTTGAGTGTGACCAGAAGCTGCTTAAGCTACAGAAGACGGTGTGTGAGGTGAAGAAGAAATCAGAGAATACAAATGTGGTTGCATTGGCAGTTTGTGTAATGGTGCCCGCAATAGTATTCATAGGTTTGGCTGCTATGTACCTGAGTGGTAAGTATCTCTCTTGTGCTATTTGCTTGTTTCTTCAtgacatttttttaaaactgttgACTGTTTGA